From Brienomyrus brachyistius isolate T26 chromosome 18, BBRACH_0.4, whole genome shotgun sequence, one genomic window encodes:
- the LOC125713523 gene encoding P2Y purinoceptor 3-like — protein sequence MDISITQPAEVAGVNISTLLTSSCSIDESYKYIFLPLCYSFTFIFSLSLNSVVLHRSFCHTRRWNTSLIYMVNLASTDLMYGLSLPFLVASYIMRDRWVFGDFMCRLVRFLFYFNLYCSIFFLTCISVHRYLGICHPMRIVTMESKRAVKGTCAIVWAVVFVLTSPIFRFAQTGYVVRAGQGNQGAVNAGEPETFLNCWDDAIDEEFSEYVPYGIILHVLGFFIPFVVIAWCYSHVVLTIFRTLHQTPQVEQGVAGIESNGRQERMSVAAGKSPYVHRRRKSIKTIVTITILFSLCFLPFHITRTLFLVLKELKNVHCYNMRMVSICYKVTRPLASFNAWLNALLYFLTKDKGPPCCPRPDPSHHRDLLWPLRTLGRTGDGDEVGGAEPIPDKENESKSTRICLEEFEGKQ from the coding sequence ATGGATATCAGTATAACCCAGCCTGCAGAGGTTGCAGGGGTCAACATTTCCACTCTCCTGACATCCTCCTGCAGTATTGACGAGTCCTATAAATACATCTTCCTCCCTCTATGTTACTCTTTCACCTTCATCTTTAGTCTCTCCCTCAACTCGGTGGTTCTCCATCGGTCCTTCTGCCACACCAGACGCTGGAATACCTCACTCATCTACATGGTCAACCTAGCCTCCACAGACCTGATGTATGGGCTATCACTGCCGTTCCTGGTGGCCAGCTACATCATGCGGGACCGCTGGGTCTTTGGGGACTTCATGTGCCGCCTTGTGCGCTTCCTCTTCTATTTCAACCTGTACTGCAGCATCTTCTTCCTCACCTGCATCTCCGTTCATCGCTACCTGGGTATTTGCCACCCAATGAGGATTGTCACCATGGAGAGCAAGCGGGCGGTTAAAGGTACCTGTGCCATAGTCTGGGCTGTGGTCTTCGTCCTGACCAGTCCAATCTTCCGCTTTGCACAAACAGGGTATGTTGTTCGGGCAGGCCAAGGGAACCAGGGAGCGGTCAACGCCGGGGAGCCAGAAACCTTCCTGAATTGTTGGGATGATGCCATCGATGAGGAATTCTCTGAGTATGTCCCTTATGGGATCATCCTTCATGTGCTTGGCTTCTTTATCCCCTTTGTTGTCATTGCTTGGTGCTATTCACATGTGGTCCTGACAATATTTCGGACCTTGCACCAGACTCCCCAGGTAGAACAAGGTGTAGCTGGAATCGAGAGCAATGGGAGACAGGAAAGGATGTCTGTGGCTGCTGGAAAGTCCCCCTATGTGCACCGCCGGCGCAAATCTATCAAAACTATTGTCACCATCACCATTCTGTTTTCTTTGTGCTTCCTGCCTTTCCATATCACCCGAACACTCTTCCTGGTGCTTAAGGAGCTAAAGAATGTCCATTGCTACAACATGCGTATGGTGTCCATCTGCTACAAGGTCACTCGGCCACTGGCGTCTTTTAATGCCTGGCTCAATGCTCTGCTATACTTCCTCACCAAAGACAAGGGGCCTCCCTGCTGTCCACGCCCGGACCCCAGTCACCACCGCGACCTCCTCTGGCCTCTGAGGACACTAGGAAGAACAGGGGATGGGGATGAGGTTGGAGGAGCTGAACCAATACCAGACAAGGAGAACGAGTCCAAGTCTACCCGTATTTGCTTGGAGGAATTTGAAGGAAAacagtga